A window of Glycine soja cultivar W05 chromosome 2, ASM419377v2, whole genome shotgun sequence genomic DNA:
ttttttttccagtttAATCCTTTAATTTAAGTGACAAAAAATCATACTATGTGACGATTCAAaatcatcattaattaattttaaacgccacaaaatttacattaagaaaaatggatcaacttaaaaaaataaaaaattaaattaaactaaaaaatattagaagattaaattaaatcagtttcaaaaattaaaacaccaaattaaaagattacaaaactaatttaacttaaaaattaaccaacaaaaaaaCCATTGATCTGACGTCAAAGATTATAGTTTAAAATAGCCGGAAAGCTATATGCTAGTGTCTATTATATTACGTGGCTAGCCttgttgagtttaatttttctattgaattatttttaattcaaggcgagaggaaatttgatcataatttaataatcatttttaaaaaatcatattttaatacCAGTACAtgctttatttgattaaaatattaaaggtCACTTTGTTTACAGCTAAGTCATTAATATAACTAAGAGAGATTTTACACGgactatataaaaaataaaaaaataagaagattttACAcggattatataaaaaataaaaagattttaaacGGAACCGCGGAAAAACAAACACGTGCAATGcatgaggtaaaataataaagacGCAGTCTGCAGTCTTTCAATCATTACATTTTTCCTCCGTTAGTTCTCCCAATGCTTTCTACCGGCAAATTTCCCATACTAGGGttcatttagaaaatatttcCCAGACTAGGGCTCTTTTTAAACAAATACCAGAGGGGTGCTGTTTTTTACGTAGCAGCAGTGCATGGCGCCAGTGGAGATGGCGCCTTCAACAGGGAAGAGCCACGTGGCATGTCGCCACTGTGACTGGCGACAAAGGACTGCATATCGCAGGTCCTATTGGCGCATCCAGAGGTGCATGGAAGCGCTGGTTTGACCAGCGACTTCAGCACCTGCACTTCTGCAAACGTAGGCTGCAGCACCTGCAGCTCTGCGGTCGTAGCTGGAAGGCGCCACTCGAGGTGGCGATTTGGGTGAGAGGGAGGCGCCAGTGATGTTGGCGTTTTCAGCTTCAGTGGGATTTAAAAGAAGGTGGTTGAAAGGGAGGCTCCAGTTCACGGTTGCTTGTAAAATTTGTGTgttgaaagtgaaaaaaaaggtGGTTGCTGTTGAGAGAGAGGTAGCTGGTGGTTGCTGTTGAGAGAGAGGTAGCTGGTGGTTGCTTGTGTGTTGAGAGTGGTGCTGATCAGTTTGTCTTCTTCCATTTTATAAAAGCTTGTAAGTtatatattcaatatattttatatgttttatttatgtacatgtttatattttgataaatgaataattttaggtagtataagtcaatatattttatatcttttatttatgtacatgtttatattttgataaatgaataattttaggtagtataagataataattttgtatagggCTCTTTGTattgttaatgttatatatgctagattatattttgataaataaatagttttaggtAGTATAAGATTATAGTTTGAATTGTTAATGTTATATGGTAGATTAGATTTAggtttatatgataaattaggaATACTTTTACATACtctaagttattaattttatatggtagattaggaatatttttaattttgatatggtaGATTAAGTTTAGTTGAAATTTTCCTTAAAATAGATTAGAAATAATTATAGATTAGCTTTAGTTTAAATGTTGTATATGGTAgattacatttaatttaaatatttaatatcatagattaagaaaaattgtatgtacgggaaattatcaattttaaattaggttagaatgaaatattttatattacgttagttttagtaattattagacaaaatatgttatgtttaaattataatagttttacgtatttaaaattattgattttgtatattaaattatattactcgtaattatttaaagtcattaattttgtatatggtAAATTATTCAtagattaagaataattttatgtagtataaattattaattttaaattaggttagaatttaattttttatattacgttagttttagttattaatttttagttttttatattacgtTAGTTAATAGtcgaaaatttaattattaattttgtatatatattattttaatttttagtcgaaaatataaatattatattatatattgaaatttatatttgtatgtaatttaatttatttatagaatatatatgaattaggttatttgtataatatattttgttattgaaattaaaaaaatataatttattaattatgtaaaattgtctttggatgtaatttaatttattttgtataatacatttaaattttcGTGATTGtataatacatttaaatttcCGTGATTGtataatacatttaaatttcccttattttaattaagtttttttgtaaatatacttaatttgtgtatgtataattaatgtataaattttatcgttaatgaattgttttatattttattttgtaggatCAATGGCATCTTCGTCGTCATGCTCATCGAGCATACAAACTAGGTCTGGTCCAGTTGATGGTGACGTCTTGTGGATGCAACCcaagcatgtttcagaacatgtttggaatggggaaccAGATAGAAAATTACACATTAGACGAGCAGTGCCGACATATCAAGGTGAAGAACAAATACCAGAGGAAATTGTTCCTCTACTTCGGCAATGTGGGTTTTATTGGATCATGAAGATGGGATACCTAAAGATAAATGCGGCCTTAATTAGTGCGTtcattgaaagatggaggcccgaaACCCACACGTTTCACCTGAGATGCGGAGAGGCTACCATTACTCTCCAAGATGTGTCAATTTTATTAGGTCTGCGTACTGACggggcaccattaattggttcgacaaatcttgattgggccaatttgtgtgaagaattattaggagtcagaccacaggaaGGCGAAATTGAAGGCAGTGTggtcaaattaagttggctggctcaccatttttctcACATAAATATTGATGAGGGTAACGTtgaacaattacaaaggtttacccgtgcGTGGATTCTTCGATTCATAGGAGGTGTCCTCTTTGTTAACAAAAGTAGTAGCAGAGTTTCCTTAAGGTACCtacaatttttacgtgactttgaacAGTACAGCACGTATGCGTGGGGACCTGCCGTGCTTGcgtatttatatagagagatgtgcagcgccaccgattacaaagttaaatcaatcggaggtatgtgcatcttaatccaaatgtgggcatgggaacgatgcacCACTTTAGCTCCAAAGAGGACACCTCCCGtcatagaaaataaaccacttGAACACAGGTTTGtcgttaaaaaaattacatttgaattgaaaatatttaatgatggaacatgttgataatgatgatttcatttttattgtaggtggctgcgacgtggaaatcagcatatcggcaatgatgatcttagagttttccgtcgcaaattggatctgatgaaacgacatgaggtaagaaGATTGTAATGTAatggttaaattatattttaatatgttatgtttgaCTGAAAATTGACAAGTTTGTTGTTATATGTAGTTTGTCTGGGAGCCATACACACCAACTGTGATGGCAGCGCTGCCTCAAATTTGTGTGGTTGGAAGTGTAGCCTGGTTCGCGGTGGTGCCActgatttgttttcatgttgttgagtggcaccaacccgatAGGGTTTTACGACAATATGGATTGCAACAACCTATTCCCGGGTGTCCTTCGCAACCGCAGAATCTCCATGGCATAACgctcaaaggcaaacaagatGAGAATTGGTTCCACCTGTTGGCCCCAATCATTAGTCAGTGGAACAATGCAGCGCAGTTTAGGGTCGACGTTTATCCTCGACAGCAGGGCCTACTAGGTTTTAACTCGGACTATATGGTGTGGTATAGGCGtaaaacaaagatgtttgtcgacccaaacaatgcaaacacagctgcattggtatttatttgtttttcaatgtttaacttctaataattttcttaagcGTGAGCATTAATTTGTTGACGCTAATAATTGTAGGGTGAAGTTGTGGAGACTTTAcagtatatggtgtcaccacaagggaggaacacatggacagttgatgatctcgtgccttacgTGGATAAGTTGGCGATTATATcagaagagcaagagagagtcactgagccagtgtcacatggtccagcatcagAGCGTGAATTCCCAGCACCAGAGTTTCACAttcttcagtcaagtgttgaaactcgggGGTTAGGCAGACGAAGGGAGCCTGTTCAAGCGGAGCAATATTCGCAACAAATGATGGAGCGTggtcatggaatgtattacacgccagcAACATTTTCCGAATATCCttcacagatgtatcagtaCCCCTTTGAAGGTCATCACACTGATACTTCTGCGAGCGAACATTCGTtcggtggtgttgcggaaacacaagctcatttttcatggcccactATGACTCCTTCGCAGCAGCACGATGCCCCCATGGCAACACCTAACGCCCCATTTGCTCTGCAATGGAATGTACCCggagcaatacctgatatgggcgacttattaggtgttgatttgcgtcaggAGTTTTCTGCTGAGGCTGAGCAAGCAGAAGCGGGGAGACAACGcggcagaagaaatcctgatcgtcaagcacgaagatgggatcgaccgtgtggcacatcctcacgacatcgcggacaccataatgactgATTTTTATGTCTCTGtgtaaattttttgttgtttgtaaattttttgattttgaCAATTAATCAATCGCATGTCATTTATTATGCCTTACTAATGTATAGAGTTTATGTGGCGCataaaagtataataataaacaaagtataaaaataaaagtaaagtaCACAAACGAAAAAGTAAGTAGTTTTACTAATGTA
This region includes:
- the LOC114376687 gene encoding uncharacterized protein LOC114376687, with product MAPSTGKSHVACRHCDWRQRTAYRRSYWRIQRCMEALDQWHLRRHAHRAYKLGLVQLMVTSCGCNPSMFQNMFGMGNQIENYTLDEQCRHIKVKNKYQRKLFLYFGNFVWEPYTPTVMAALPQICVVGSVAWFAVVPLICFHVVEWHQPDRVLRQYGLQQPIPGCPSQPQNLHGITLKGKQDENWFHLLAPIISQWNNAAQFRVDVYPRQQGLLGFNSDYMVWYRRKTKMFVDPNNANTAALGEVVETLQYMVSPQGRNTWTVDDLVPYVDKLAIISEEQERVTEPVSHGPASEREFPAPEFHILQSSVETRGLGRRREPVQAEQYSQQMMERGHGMYYTPATFSEYPSQMYQYPFEGHHTDTSASEHSFGGVAETQAHFSWPTMTPSQQHDAPMATPNAPFALQWNVPGAIPDMGDLLGVDLRQEFSAEAEQAEAGRQRGRRNPDRQARRWDRPCGTSSRHRGHHND